One Penaeus monodon isolate SGIC_2016 chromosome 37, NSTDA_Pmon_1, whole genome shotgun sequence genomic region harbors:
- the LOC119596286 gene encoding zinc finger protein 501-like gives MSLPQQVSVPSMSVAVTVSVAVPGVHVSVPAINIEEKDDHMNVYLWNKSQQTQDTKTQGSDGKYECSVCGKAYSQRSSFEYHKKTHSGEKPYHCSTCGKSFLNKSSLVVHNRIHTGERPFRCDDCGRGFTQRSMLTVHRRIHTGERPYTCSECGKAFYQSDHLTKHKRIHTGEKPYLCGECGMAFSDSSGLRQHVKRHTEMGPWRCEKCDIVYEKRTPYDLHMMQHRGEKPLECDVCGKLFQYRSTLDLHRKTHFKEKVFKCDVCGEEFTGKVLLRKHLKHVHTERYYARRLVGWNADNKSSKQQGDTKPLRCDQCGLLFKDNGKFLLHQKVHCLEKSFKCDVCGLAFAKSYTLEVHKQMHPHISPLVNATMLTEVPCQELQGTPASDMTLTPLYPAAQEPSIVTQEITHIPAGQVVIPSTSKFQSFVKVPIKSPASKGKRTKPW, from the coding sequence ATGTCGTTGCCACAGCAAGTCAGTGTCCCGTCAATGTCTGTGGCTGTGACAGTTTCTGTGGCTGTCCCAGGCGTCCATGTTTCAGTTCCAGCCATCAACATAGAGGAAAAGGATGACCACATGAATGTTTACCTCTGGAATAAGTCACAGCAGACACAAGATACCAAAACCCAAGGAAGTGATGGCAAATATGAATGCAGTGTATGTGGGAAGGCCTATTCCCAGAGGAGCAGCTTTGAGTACCACAAGAAAACCCACAGTGGTGAAAAACCATATCACTGCAGCACTTGTGGGAAATCGTTTCTCAACAAGAGCAGTTTAGTTGTACACAATCGCATTCACACAGGAGAGAGGCCATTTAGGTGTGATGACTGTGGCCGTGGATTTACTCAACGCAGTATGCTGACAGTCCATCGAAGAATTCACACAGGTGAGAGACCTTATACATGTTCAGAGTGTGGGAAAGCTTTTTACCAGAGTGATCACCttacaaaacataaaagaatacATACAGGAGAAAAACCTTATCTTTGTGGAGAATGTGGAATGGCTTTCTCAGATAGCAGTGGATTAAGACAGCATGTGAAACGGCATACAGAGATGGGTCCATGGCGATGTGAGAAGTGTGATATAGTGTATGAAAAACGTACACCTTATGATCTTCACATGATGCAGCACCGTGGAGAGAAGCCTCTTGAATGTGATGTTTGTGGTAAACTCTTTCAGTATCGATCTACTCTTGATCTCCatagaaaaacacattttaaagaaaaggtttttaaatgtgATGTTTGTGGTGAAGAATTTACTGGTAAAGTTTTACTAAGAAAGCATCTAAAACATGTACATACAGAACGATACTATGCCAGACGCCTTGTTGGCTGGAATGCAGATAACAAATCATCCAAACAACAGGGTGACACCAAACCTCTTAGATGTGACCAGTGTGGTTTACTTTTTAAGGACAATGGTAAATTCTTGCTTCATCAGAAAGTTCATTGTCTTGAAAAAAGTTTCAAGTGTGATGTTTGTGGTTTGGCATTTGCTAAGAGTTACACACTGGAAGTTCATAAGCAGATGCATCCACATATATCTCCTCTTGTCAATGCTACCATGTTGACAGAAGTGCCATGCCAGGAACTACAAGGAACACCTGCATCTGATATGACACTAACTCCTCTGTACCCTGCAGCCCAAGAACCTTCCATTGTGACCCAAGAGATCACACACATCCCAGCAGGTCAGGTAGTTATTCCTAGCACCAGCAAGTTCCAATCCTTTGTGAAAGTGCCCATAAAATCCCCAGCCAGCAAGGGCAAGCGAACTAAACCATGGTAG